A single region of the Stenotrophomonas sp. Marseille-Q4652 genome encodes:
- a CDS encoding MFS transporter → MSDKMVAAPHGLPQRLRRLFVILLLGFASGLPLALTGGAMQAWLTVDSVDLVTLGFLALIGIPYTFKFLWAPLIDRFDLPVLGRRRGWIVLLLLALGAMLLLMSTLSPSRSLGVFAAVAVLVACLSATLDVVIDAYRTDLLEPAERGLGGSLTVLGYRLAMVLSGGITLIWAEQWQSWPQVYRVMAGLSVAVGVLALALMPPLPARFKAPVSRAGHELRGFLALIAGVALGAWLAHWALVLIGLDPDSSDRWVRLGFVVTQIVAGMTVGLGATRWVPFETLNASLRSYFGMRGAGAFLALVVLYKVGDAFALSLSTPFLLKGIGFSQSEVGLANKTIGLLMTIVGAIVGGFFLLRVRLSNAVLGFGVLQLLSNLGFYALAREGAGAWGHLTLPAFNLLIVHLDEPTQMDGLLLFALSLDNFAGGMGTAAFVALLSGLCGARFSATHYALLSAFATLGRVFVGPFAGVLADAYGWQTFFLVSVVVGIPGLVMAWWLRREVDATTLARVEA, encoded by the coding sequence ATGAGTGACAAGATGGTGGCGGCGCCGCATGGCCTGCCGCAGCGCCTGCGGCGGCTGTTCGTGATCCTGCTGCTGGGATTTGCCTCCGGCCTGCCGTTGGCGCTGACCGGCGGGGCGATGCAGGCCTGGCTGACCGTGGATAGCGTGGATCTGGTGACGCTGGGCTTCCTGGCGCTGATCGGCATTCCTTACACCTTCAAGTTCCTGTGGGCACCGCTGATCGACCGCTTCGACCTGCCGGTGCTGGGCAGGCGTCGTGGCTGGATCGTCCTGTTGCTGCTCGCCCTGGGCGCGATGTTGCTGCTGATGAGCACGCTTTCGCCCTCGCGCAGCCTGGGTGTGTTCGCCGCCGTGGCGGTGCTGGTGGCTTGCCTGTCGGCCACCCTGGACGTGGTCATCGATGCTTACCGCACCGACCTGCTGGAACCGGCCGAGCGCGGCCTCGGCGGCTCGCTGACCGTGCTCGGCTACCGGTTGGCGATGGTGCTGTCCGGCGGCATCACCCTGATCTGGGCCGAGCAGTGGCAGAGCTGGCCGCAGGTGTACCGGGTGATGGCCGGGCTGTCGGTGGCCGTGGGCGTGCTCGCCTTAGCCCTGATGCCGCCGCTTCCGGCGCGGTTCAAGGCGCCCGTGTCCCGGGCCGGCCACGAGCTGCGTGGCTTCCTGGCCCTGATCGCCGGCGTCGCGCTGGGTGCCTGGCTGGCGCACTGGGCGCTGGTGCTGATCGGGCTGGACCCGGACAGCAGCGACCGCTGGGTGCGGTTGGGTTTCGTGGTCACCCAGATCGTGGCAGGCATGACCGTGGGCCTGGGCGCCACCCGCTGGGTGCCGTTCGAAACGCTCAATGCATCGCTGCGCAGCTACTTCGGCATGCGTGGTGCGGGGGCGTTCCTGGCGCTGGTGGTGCTGTACAAGGTTGGCGACGCGTTCGCGCTGAGCCTATCCACGCCGTTCCTGCTCAAGGGCATTGGTTTCTCCCAGTCCGAGGTGGGCCTGGCCAACAAGACCATCGGCCTGCTGATGACCATCGTTGGCGCCATCGTGGGTGGGTTCTTCCTGCTGCGGGTACGGCTGTCGAACGCGGTGCTGGGTTTTGGCGTGCTGCAGCTGCTCTCCAACCTGGGTTTCTACGCGCTCGCGCGCGAGGGTGCTGGGGCGTGGGGCCACCTGACCCTGCCGGCGTTCAACCTGCTGATCGTGCATCTGGACGAGCCCACGCAGATGGACGGCCTGCTGCTGTTCGCGCTGAGCTTGGACAACTTCGCTGGCGGCATGGGTACGGCAGCCTTCGTTGCCCTGCTCAGTGGCCTGTGCGGGGCCCGGTTCTCGGCCACCCACTACGCCCTGCTGTCCGCCTTCGCCACCCTGGGTCGGGTGTTCGTGGGCCCGTTCGCCGGCGTGCTGGCCGATGCCTATGGCTGGCAGACATTCTTCCTGGTGTCGGTGGTGGTGGGCATCCCAGGCCTGGTGATGGCTTGGTGGCTGCGCCGCGAGGTGGATGCAACCACCCTGGCAAGGGTAGAAGCGTGA
- a CDS encoding exodeoxyribonuclease III — MRIISFNANGIRSAATKGFLDWFRQQDADVLCLQETKAQESQLSDPMFRPDGHHCFYRDAITKKGYSGVAIYSKREPDEVLTSLGWAPFDDEGRYIEARYGNLSVVSFYIPSGSSGELRQGFKFEVMEWLRPVLDQWLRSGRDYVLCGDWNIVRTALDIRNWKSNQKNSGCLPEEREWLNQLCADAGDAPDPASGRGWSDAYRVLHPTGQDYTWWSNRGAARANNVGWRIDYQFVTPALRERLRACSIYRDERFSDHAPFTVDYAE, encoded by the coding sequence ATGCGCATCATCAGCTTCAACGCCAACGGCATCCGCTCGGCCGCCACCAAGGGTTTCCTCGACTGGTTCCGGCAGCAGGATGCCGACGTGCTGTGCCTGCAGGAAACCAAGGCCCAGGAATCGCAGCTGTCCGACCCGATGTTCCGTCCCGACGGCCACCACTGCTTCTACCGCGATGCCATCACCAAGAAGGGCTACAGCGGCGTGGCGATCTACAGCAAACGCGAGCCGGACGAGGTGCTGACCTCGCTGGGCTGGGCGCCGTTCGACGACGAGGGCCGCTACATCGAGGCGCGCTACGGCAACCTGAGCGTGGTCTCGTTCTACATTCCGTCGGGCAGCTCGGGCGAGCTGCGCCAGGGGTTCAAGTTCGAGGTCATGGAATGGCTGCGTCCGGTTCTGGACCAGTGGCTGCGCAGCGGCCGCGACTACGTGCTGTGCGGTGACTGGAACATCGTCCGCACCGCGCTGGACATCCGCAACTGGAAGTCCAACCAGAAGAATTCCGGCTGCCTGCCGGAAGAACGCGAGTGGCTCAACCAGCTGTGCGCCGACGCCGGCGACGCGCCGGACCCGGCCAGCGGCCGTGGCTGGAGCGATGCCTACCGCGTGCTGCATCCCACCGGGCAGGACTACACGTGGTGGAGCAACCGCGGCGCGGCCCGCGCCAACAATGTTGGTTGGCGCATCGATTACCAGTTCGTCACCCCGGCGCTGCGCGAGCGCCTGCGCGCCTGCTCGATCTACCGTGACGAGCGCTTCTCCGACCATGCGCCGTTCACCGTGGACTACGCCGAATGA
- the pyrE gene encoding orotate phosphoribosyltransferase: MSDHRTRFLQLALGADALRFGQFTLKSGRLSPYFFNAGRFDSGLRMAGLAACYADAIDEAGLEFELLFGPAYKGIPLATAVACEYARRGRDLPLSFNRKEAKDHGEGGTLIGADMAGKRVLILDDVITAGTAIREALAIIRAAGGRPAGIVVALDRQEVASEQDPRSAAQAVAEETGIPVVAVANLGDLLAFASGNPELVGFREPLLAYRARYGIQSG, from the coding sequence ATGAGCGATCACCGCACCCGTTTCCTGCAGCTTGCGCTGGGCGCCGACGCGCTGCGCTTTGGCCAGTTCACCCTCAAGTCCGGCCGCCTGAGCCCGTACTTCTTCAATGCCGGCCGCTTTGACTCGGGCCTGCGCATGGCTGGCCTGGCCGCCTGCTATGCCGATGCCATCGACGAGGCCGGGCTGGAGTTCGAACTGCTGTTCGGGCCGGCCTACAAGGGCATCCCGCTGGCGACCGCTGTAGCCTGTGAATACGCGCGCCGCGGCCGCGACCTGCCGCTGTCCTTCAACCGAAAGGAGGCCAAGGACCATGGCGAGGGTGGCACCCTGATCGGCGCGGACATGGCCGGCAAGCGTGTGCTGATCCTGGATGACGTGATCACCGCCGGCACCGCGATCCGCGAGGCGCTGGCGATCATCCGCGCCGCCGGTGGCCGTCCGGCCGGCATCGTGGTCGCGCTGGACCGCCAGGAAGTGGCTTCCGAGCAGGATCCGCGCTCGGCCGCGCAAGCCGTGGCCGAGGAAACCGGCATCCCGGTGGTGGCCGTGGCCAACCTCGGCGACCTGCTTGCATTCGCTTCCGGAAACCCGGAACTTGTTGGCTTCCGCGAACCGCTGCTGGCCTACCGGGCCCGCTACGGAATCCAGTCTGGCTGA
- a CDS encoding phosphomannomutase/phosphoglucomutase translates to MSDANQGKRAGADLGRTSRLLAVMLLLLAGWFGWSAYSQWRNDAIGVALEEARDAAVVGLHQAMTEQAAQMTKVLALAEVKAALAGGDADAAAVTVRGNWPGAEDVQVMASALDVAYADAANFGYSRLALLETALRDQKPVVRVVRDAGSQRLGVAAPAELGKTPAVVYVRLPLQRLTSVFDGIHSPGSAYLALRQGNHNVVEQGNSAIGAGGAEALARPVGDTGLRVAAAMPDVEPGPLGMGVIPCAIVAALLALVAVLLLLGPDRFVRRKKVEVETETGPTLRESLEQEPLPVAASTRVEGSDSGVGIEVAPGIFRAYDIRGVVGSELTPAVATLIGQAIGSMMQGQGLRDIVVGRDGRLSGPELSEALIEGLRLAGCDVIDIGLAPTPVVYFASYHLRAGSCVAVTGSHNPPEYNGFKVVIGGETLSGATITEIYQRISEGRLHVAAHPGSVQQREVDADYIQRIADDVQLDRPLKVVVDAGNGVAGEIGPRLLEAIGAEVIPLYCDVDGTFPNHHPDPSDPRNLEDLVQTVRRFDADLGLAFDGDGDRLGVVTREGRVIYADRLLMLFAADVLQRNPGALVIYDVKCSGKLSDYVLRHGGSPLMWKTGHSLIKAKMRETDAELAGEMSGHFFFKERWYGFDDGLYAAARLLEVLAQREEEPSEVLGELPDSVSTPEIKVPVEADTPHALVGLFMAAAQAEESPFAGARLSTIDGLRADFSDGWGLLRASNTTPVLVLRFEAVDNAALERIKDLFRSQLQSLLPGIEAGF, encoded by the coding sequence ATGAGCGATGCGAATCAAGGCAAGCGCGCCGGCGCGGACCTGGGACGTACGTCCAGGCTGCTGGCCGTCATGCTGTTGTTGCTGGCTGGATGGTTTGGCTGGAGCGCCTACAGCCAGTGGCGCAATGACGCCATCGGGGTGGCACTGGAAGAGGCGCGTGACGCCGCGGTCGTCGGCCTGCACCAGGCCATGACCGAACAGGCGGCGCAGATGACCAAGGTGCTGGCCCTCGCGGAAGTGAAAGCCGCGCTGGCCGGCGGCGACGCCGATGCCGCGGCCGTGACCGTGCGAGGCAACTGGCCTGGCGCCGAGGACGTGCAGGTGATGGCCAGCGCGCTGGATGTCGCCTATGCCGATGCCGCCAACTTTGGTTATTCGCGCCTGGCGCTGCTGGAAACCGCCCTGCGCGACCAGAAGCCGGTCGTGCGCGTGGTCCGTGACGCGGGCAGCCAGCGCCTGGGCGTGGCCGCCCCGGCCGAGCTGGGCAAGACCCCGGCGGTGGTTTACGTACGCCTGCCGCTGCAGCGGCTGACCAGCGTGTTTGACGGCATCCACTCCCCGGGCAGTGCCTATCTGGCGCTGCGCCAGGGCAACCACAACGTCGTCGAACAGGGCAATTCTGCCATCGGTGCCGGTGGTGCCGAGGCACTGGCGCGACCGGTCGGCGACACCGGCCTGCGCGTGGCCGCGGCCATGCCCGACGTCGAGCCGGGGCCGCTGGGCATGGGTGTGATTCCGTGCGCGATCGTGGCTGCGCTGCTGGCCCTGGTCGCGGTGCTTTTGCTGCTCGGGCCGGACAGGTTCGTGCGGCGCAAGAAGGTCGAGGTCGAGACCGAGACAGGCCCGACCCTGCGCGAGAGCCTGGAGCAGGAACCGCTGCCGGTGGCGGCCAGCACCCGGGTCGAGGGCAGCGACAGCGGCGTCGGCATCGAGGTGGCGCCGGGCATCTTCCGTGCCTACGACATCCGTGGCGTGGTCGGCAGCGAGCTGACTCCGGCGGTCGCCACGCTGATCGGCCAGGCCATCGGCAGCATGATGCAGGGCCAGGGACTGCGCGACATCGTCGTCGGCCGCGACGGCCGGCTGTCCGGCCCGGAACTGAGCGAGGCGCTGATCGAAGGCCTGCGCCTGGCCGGCTGCGACGTCATCGACATCGGCCTGGCGCCGACGCCGGTGGTGTACTTCGCCAGCTACCACCTGCGCGCGGGCAGCTGCGTGGCCGTCACCGGCAGCCACAATCCGCCCGAATACAACGGCTTCAAGGTCGTCATCGGCGGCGAGACCCTGTCCGGGGCGACGATCACCGAGATCTACCAGCGCATCAGCGAGGGCCGCCTGCACGTGGCCGCTCACCCGGGCAGCGTGCAGCAGCGCGAGGTCGATGCCGACTACATCCAGCGCATCGCCGATGACGTACAGCTGGACCGGCCACTCAAGGTGGTGGTTGATGCCGGCAACGGCGTGGCCGGCGAGATCGGCCCGCGCCTGCTCGAGGCGATCGGCGCCGAGGTCATCCCGCTGTACTGCGATGTTGACGGGACCTTCCCCAACCACCATCCGGACCCGAGTGATCCGCGCAACCTCGAGGACCTGGTGCAGACGGTCCGGCGCTTCGACGCCGACCTCGGCCTGGCCTTCGATGGCGACGGCGACCGCCTGGGCGTGGTCACCCGCGAGGGCCGGGTCATCTACGCCGACCGCCTGCTGATGCTGTTCGCCGCCGACGTGCTGCAGCGTAACCCGGGCGCGCTGGTGATCTACGACGTCAAGTGCAGCGGCAAGCTGTCCGACTACGTGCTGCGCCATGGCGGCAGCCCGCTGATGTGGAAGACCGGGCATTCGCTGATCAAGGCCAAGATGCGCGAGACCGATGCCGAACTGGCCGGCGAGATGAGCGGCCACTTCTTCTTCAAGGAGCGCTGGTACGGCTTCGACGACGGCCTGTATGCGGCCGCGCGCCTGCTCGAGGTGTTGGCCCAGCGCGAGGAGGAACCGTCCGAAGTGCTGGGCGAGCTGCCCGACAGCGTTTCCACGCCGGAGATCAAGGTGCCGGTCGAGGCCGACACCCCGCACGCGCTGGTGGGCCTGTTCATGGCCGCCGCGCAGGCCGAGGAATCGCCGTTCGCCGGCGCGCGCCTGTCCACCATCGACGGCCTGCGTGCCGACTTCAGCGATGGCTGGGGCCTGCTGCGTGCTTCCAACACCACTCCGGTGCTGGTGTTGCGCTTCGAGGCCGTTGACAACGCCGCGCTGGAACGGATCAAGGACCTGTTCCGCAGCCAGCTGCAGTCGTTGTTGCCCGGCATCGAAGCCGGGTTCTGA
- the dut gene encoding dUTP diphosphatase, protein MSTNPAPQPLQVKLLDPRFGDAWPLPAYATEASAGMDLRAAIDVPMTLAPGDAALVPSGIAIHIADPGLCAVILPRSGLGHRHGIVLGNGTGLIDADYQGPLLISIWNRGRESFTIEPGDRIAQLVVLPIARVSLQVVDTFIDSARGTGGFGHTGVR, encoded by the coding sequence ATGAGCACGAATCCCGCACCGCAGCCCTTGCAGGTCAAGCTGCTGGATCCGCGCTTTGGTGATGCCTGGCCGCTACCGGCCTATGCCACCGAGGCCAGCGCCGGCATGGACCTGCGCGCGGCGATCGATGTGCCGATGACGCTGGCCCCGGGCGATGCCGCCCTGGTGCCTTCGGGCATCGCCATCCACATCGCCGATCCGGGCCTGTGCGCGGTGATCCTGCCGCGCTCCGGGCTTGGCCATCGCCACGGCATCGTGCTCGGCAACGGCACCGGCCTGATCGACGCCGATTACCAAGGCCCGCTGCTGATCAGCATCTGGAACCGCGGCCGGGAAAGCTTCACCATCGAGCCCGGCGACCGCATTGCACAGCTGGTGGTGCTGCCGATCGCCCGCGTGAGCCTGCAGGTAGTGGATACTTTCATCGACAGCGCACGGGGAACGGGTGGATTCGGCCATACCGGGGTGCGCTGA
- the coaBC gene encoding bifunctional phosphopantothenoylcysteine decarboxylase/phosphopantothenate--cysteine ligase CoaBC, with protein MTASSPGTPAGVRPLEGQKLLLCVGGGIAAYKSLDLVRRLRDAGAQVQVAMTEGAQQFVTPLSFQALSGHPSRTTLWDSAAEQAMGHIELARWADRIVVAPATADLLARLAHGHADDLVTTLCLATTAPLTVCPAMNHRMWLHPATQANIALLRERGAQVIGPEDGPLAEGESGPGRLSEPVAIVQALAGIRGQGAAPATPAALAGLKVVISAGPTYEDIDPVRYVGNRSSGKMGYALAAAAARQGAEVVLVSGPVQLATPAGVRRVDVRSAAQMREAVLAALPADIYIGAAAVADYTPRKVLSQKMKKTSDNTTLTLELVRTADILAEVATQTQALKLVVGFAAETHDVERYARGKLADKRLDLIIANQVGISGSGFESDQNAAVAYWADGERAFPATAKTELATQLLELIAERLHA; from the coding sequence GTGACTGCCTCTTCCCCTGGTACCCCGGCCGGCGTGCGGCCGCTGGAAGGACAGAAGCTCCTGTTGTGCGTTGGCGGCGGCATTGCGGCCTACAAATCCCTGGACCTGGTACGCCGCCTGCGTGATGCCGGCGCGCAGGTACAGGTGGCCATGACCGAAGGGGCCCAGCAGTTCGTCACCCCGTTGAGCTTCCAGGCCCTGTCGGGCCACCCGAGCCGCACCACGCTGTGGGACAGCGCTGCCGAGCAGGCCATGGGCCACATCGAGCTGGCCCGCTGGGCCGACCGCATCGTGGTCGCCCCGGCCACGGCCGACCTGCTGGCGCGGCTGGCCCACGGCCATGCCGATGACCTGGTCACCACCCTGTGCCTGGCCACGACCGCGCCACTGACGGTGTGCCCGGCGATGAACCACCGCATGTGGCTGCATCCGGCCACCCAGGCCAACATCGCCCTGTTGCGCGAGCGCGGCGCCCAGGTGATCGGCCCGGAAGACGGCCCGCTGGCCGAAGGCGAGTCCGGCCCGGGCCGGCTCAGCGAACCGGTGGCGATCGTCCAGGCCCTGGCCGGGATCCGCGGGCAGGGCGCGGCGCCGGCGACCCCGGCTGCGCTGGCCGGACTGAAGGTCGTGATCAGTGCCGGTCCCACCTACGAGGACATCGATCCGGTGCGTTACGTGGGCAACCGCAGCAGCGGCAAGATGGGCTATGCCCTGGCCGCCGCCGCTGCCCGCCAGGGCGCCGAGGTGGTGCTGGTCAGCGGACCGGTGCAGCTGGCCACCCCGGCCGGCGTGCGCCGAGTGGACGTGCGCTCGGCCGCGCAGATGCGCGAGGCGGTGCTGGCCGCGCTGCCGGCCGACATCTATATCGGCGCCGCTGCGGTGGCCGATTACACCCCGCGCAAGGTGCTGTCGCAGAAGATGAAGAAGACCAGCGACAACACCACCCTGACCCTGGAGCTGGTGCGCACCGCCGACATCCTGGCCGAAGTCGCCACCCAGACCCAGGCGCTGAAGCTGGTGGTCGGGTTTGCCGCCGAAACCCATGATGTGGAGCGCTATGCGCGCGGCAAGCTCGCCGACAAGCGCCTGGACCTGATCATCGCCAACCAGGTCGGCATCAGCGGCAGCGGCTTCGAGAGCGACCAGAACGCGGCCGTGGCCTACTGGGCCGACGGCGAGCGTGCCTTTCCGGCCACCGCCAAGACCGAACTGGCCACGCAACTGCTGGAACTGATCGCAGAGAGGCTGCACGCATGA
- the radC gene encoding DNA repair protein RadC, whose translation MHIRDWPSTERPREKLLAQGPRSLSDAELLAIFLGSGLRGRDAVQTSRELLREHGPLRRLLDREPGDLARLPGLGPARACKLAAALELGQRHLAADLERGATLTDPMAAGRYFAQRLRPRPNEVFAALFLDTRHRALAFEELFTGTIDGAEVHPREVVRRALAHNAAAVIVGHNHPSGNPEPSAADRAVTERLRHALGLLEVRLLDHFVIGDGAPVSLAARGWL comes from the coding sequence ATGCACATCCGCGACTGGCCCAGCACCGAACGTCCCCGCGAAAAGCTGCTCGCCCAAGGGCCGCGCTCGCTGTCCGACGCCGAGCTGCTGGCGATCTTCCTCGGCTCCGGGCTGCGCGGACGCGACGCGGTGCAGACCTCGCGCGAGCTGCTGCGCGAACACGGTCCGCTGCGGCGCCTGCTGGACCGCGAGCCCGGCGACCTGGCCCGCCTGCCAGGCCTCGGTCCGGCCCGGGCCTGCAAGCTGGCCGCGGCGCTGGAGCTGGGCCAGCGCCACCTCGCCGCCGACCTCGAGCGCGGCGCCACCCTGACCGACCCGATGGCCGCCGGCCGCTACTTCGCCCAGCGCCTGCGGCCCCGCCCGAACGAGGTCTTCGCCGCGCTGTTCCTGGACACCCGGCACCGGGCGCTGGCCTTCGAGGAACTGTTCACCGGCACCATCGACGGCGCCGAGGTGCATCCACGCGAGGTGGTGCGGCGGGCACTGGCGCACAACGCGGCGGCGGTGATCGTTGGCCACAACCACCCTTCCGGTAACCCCGAGCCCTCAGCGGCCGACCGCGCGGTCACCGAGCGCCTGCGCCATGCCCTGGGGCTGCTGGAAGTCCGGCTGCTGGACCATTTCGTGATCGGCGACGGCGCACCAGTATCGCTGGCCGCCCGCGGCTGGCTCTGA